TTTGCCCCGATCCGATCGCCCTGGGGCGCTTCCGCCGATCCTGGCCGTCGTCGCGGTGAACCGCGTTTCTCGCATCCGGTGATCGTCCTCGTGGGTCCCCGGGGTGGACGGACGCGGAGGCAGGCGCTCGGCGAACGGCAGGACGGCCGCCGTCAGACTGGTGCACGCCGAGTTGGCGGCCGACGCGGAGTTCCGCCGCCGCTTCCGGCACGAGGTGGCCGCCGCGCGGCGGTCAGCGGCCGGTGGACCGCGCCGGTCCTCGACAGCGACACGGACTCGGCGGTGCTGTGGGTCGCGGTCGGCTAGGTGCCGGGGCCCTCGTTGGCCCATACGGCACCTGCGGTCAGGTCCTGGGCCGGTGGAACGCGCCGGGCCTGGCCGTTGGGTCCGCGACCGTCAACGCCGGGGCGCGGCCCGCGCGTTCCTCGGAGTCAGCGGATCGCCCCGGCCGCGAGCCCGCCGGCGAGCCTGCGCTGCACCAGGACGAAGAAGACCAGCACCGGCAGCGTGATGAGGGTGGAGCCGGCCATGACCGCGCCCCAGTCGGTGCCGTACTGGCCGAAGAAGCGGTGCAGGCCGACGGCCGCGGTGTACCTGGCGTCGTCCTGCATGAAGACGAACGCGAACACGAACTCGTTCCAGGCGGTGATGAACGCGAAGATGCTGGTGGCCACGAGCCCTGGCGCCACCAGCGGCAGCAGGACCGACCGGAACATGCGCCACCAGCCGCAGCCGTCGAGGTAGGCGGCCTCCTCGACCTCCTGCGGCACGGCGGCGACGAACCCGCGCAGCGTCCAGACCGCGAAGGGCAGCGAGAACGCCAGGTAGACGACGGTGAGGCCGATGAGGCTGTTGAGCAGCCGCAGGTCGCGCATCTGGAGGAACAGCGGGATGACGAGCGCTTCGAGCGGCACCATCTGCACCATCAGGATCATCACCAGCACCTTCGTCCGCAGCCGGAACCGGAAGCGGGCCACGGCGACGGCGGCGAAGAGGGCGAGCGCCCCGGAGAGCAGGACCGTGCCGAGCCCGACCAGCGCGGAGTTGGCCAGGTAGCGGGAGAAGTCCCCCTCGTCCAGCACGTGTCCGAAGTGGTCGAAAGTGATCCCGGAGGGCAGCACGTCGGAGCCGCGCCGGCCGGCCGCGGGGTCGAACGCCGAGGACACCATCCAGTAGACGGGGAACAGCGTGAAGGCCAGGAGCGCCGCCACGGCCGCCCCCAGGCCCAGTCGCCCGGCGCGGGAGGTGCGGCGCGTCATGGTTCGTCCCCTTCCCGGGCGAGCGTGCGGACGTACACGACGGTGACGGCGAGCAGCAGCAGCGTCAGCAGCACGGCGATGGCCGAGCCGGTGCCGTACTCGTTGCGGCTGAAGGACTGGATGTAGGACCAGACGCCGAGGTTGAGCACGTCCTCGTTCGCGCCGGCGCCCCCCGGCATCAGGTAGATCTGCGCGAAGACCTTGACGTCCCAGATGATGGACAGGAGCGTGACCACGGTGAACGCCGGCCTGATGGCCGGGACGGTGATCAGCCGAAAGCGCTGCCAGGGCCCGGCGCCGTCGCACAGCGCCGCCTCGGGCAGTTCCCTGGGGATGGTGAGCAGCGCGGCGTAGAGCGTGACGGCGACGAACGGGAAGCCGTGGTGGACGACGTTGAGGGTGGCGATGGCGTAGAACGACCAGCGTTCGGTGAACCAGTTGGTCTCGCGGGGCTCGATCAGGCCCAGCCCGTCGAGGCCGCCGCTGACGACGCCGTCCAGCGGGTCGAAGATCCAGATCCACACGTAGGTGCCGGTCACGGCCGGCATGGCCCAGGCGCTCATGATGGCGGTGGAGCAGATGACGCGCCAGGTGCGGCCGAGGCGGGTGAGGAGCAGGGCGACGAGGGTGCCGAGGACGAGGGTGAGCGCCACGCAGGCGAACGCGAACAGCACCGTGTTGGGCAGCACCCGCGTCCACAGGAACGAGTCCCCGAGCAGGTCGCGGTAGTTGTCGAGTCCGGTCCAGTTGTTCTCGCCGGTGTTGATCTGGCGCAGCCCGTAGTCCTGGAACGACACGAGCAGGACACGCACCAGCGGCCAGAACAGCAGCACCGCGAGCACGAGCAGGGCCGGCGCGAGCAGTAACCAGGGCCGCAGCGCGCGCCCCCACGCGCTACGACGCGCGGCGCCCGAAGCGCGTGGTGGGCGCGCGGGCCGGGCCCGGGCGCCGGGGTCAGCCGTCAAAGGTCTCGTCCATGGCCGCGGCGGCCTCCTCCGCGGCCCGCCGGGGCGTCGCGTCGCCGGAGAGGATCGACTGGAGCATGCCCTGGACGATCTGTTCGCCCTGGACGGCGCCGTACCGTTCGGTCACGGGAAGGGAGGCGCCGGCTTCGAGGAGCTGCCGGGCGAACGGGGCGACGAGCGGTTCGCCGCGCCGCACGACCTCTTCGAGCGGGGACTGCCGGCCGGGGAAGTACCCGGACTGCTCCGCCCAGGCGGCGGCGTGTTCCCCGGTGCTCATCATGGTGATGAGTTCCCAGGCGAGTTCGGGCTCGTCGCTGCCGAACTCGCCGAGCAGCGAACCGCCGACGAACGAGGGGCTGAGGCCGCCGTCGCGGCCTGGCACGGGGACGACGCCGAGGCGTTCGGCCCACGCGGCGTCCTCGGCGATCAGGGTGTTCACCGTCCAGTTGCCGTTGATGACCATGGCGGCGTCGCCGTCGCGGAAGCTCTGGAGCTGGTCGGTCTCCAGCCAGGTCTCGGCGGCGGCGACCGAGAGGCCGTCCTCGGTGGCGAGCGAGGTGTAGAACTCGATGCCCTCGACGGCCTCCGGCTCGTCGAGTGTCGAGCGCCACCGGCCGTCGCCGGTCCGCTCGGCGATCTCCCCGCCCGCGCCCCACACGAAGGGGTACAGGCCGTACTCGCTGCCGCCGCTGACGGGGAACGGGATCATGTCCGGTTCGAGCTCGCCCAGCCGCAGGGCGACGTCGCGGAGTTCGTCCCACGTGGTGGGCGGCGACAGGCCGTGTTCCGCGAAGATGTCGGCCCGGTACATGAGGGAGCGGATGCCGGCGTACCAGGGCATGCCGTAGGTGGCGCCGTCGATCCTGGCGGCCTCGTACAGGCCGGGGACCAGGTCGTCGCCGAGTCCGCTCTCCTCGATGTTCGCCGAGAGGTCGGTCAGGGCGCCCGCGGCGCCGAACTCGGCGGCCCAGGTGGTGCCGATCTCGGCGACGTCGGGGAGTTCACCGCCCGCCATGGCGGTGGTGAACCGGTCGTGGGCGTCGGCCCACTGGATGAACTGCACGTCGAGCGTGGCGCCGGTCCGCCGCGCGAACGCGGCGGCGAGGTCTGCCGCCCAGGGTTCGGCGTCGGGGTTGGTGCCCTCCATGAGCCAGACGTCGAGCGTGGGGCCCTCACCGCCCGCCGCGCCGCCGGAGTCCCCGCAGCCGGTGGCCAGGCCGAGGGTGAGCGCCGCGAGGCCGGCGGCCAGGCGCCGCCGGGCGGGGCGGGAGGTGCGTTCCCCGGTGGACTGCCGCATGGCCGCTCCCCTCCGCGCGGGCCGGTGGTCACCGGCCGGACGCGCGTCGATTGTGGCAGTGCGGCAGCGGAGGCCACCAGAGCGTCACATCACGGAACGGCACCGTTTGTGGGCTGGACCACTGGCGGGTCGCGGCCCGGGAGCGGAACGGCGGCGGGGGCGCGGCGGGGCGGGATGGGGGCGGACATGGCGCGGCGCCCGCTCTCGGTCGGGGAGAGGCGGGCGCCGTGCCGGTGTCCGCACGCCGTTGTGCGGAACGCTGCGGGGTGGTGCGCTCAGACCGCCAGCGCGCGGTCGGTGGGCCGCACCGGGTAGGGCAGGGCCGACTCGCCGGTCAGGTAGCGGTCGACGCCGCGGGCCGCGGCGCGGCCCTCGGCGATCGCCCACACGATCAGGGACTGGCCGCGGCCGGCGTCGCCGGCGACGAACACGCCGTCCACGTTGGTGGCGTAGTCGGCGTCGCGCACGATGTTGCCGCGGGCGTCGAGTTCGAGGCCGAACTGGCCGACCAGGCCGTTCTCGCGGTCGGTGCCGGTGAAGCCCATGGCGAGGGTCACCAGCTGCGCGGGGATGCGCTGCTCGGTGCCGGGCTTCGGGGTGAGCTTGCCGTCGACGAACTCGACCTCGATGAGGTGCAGCCACGCGACGTTGCCGTCCTCGTCCCCCTCGAAGTGGGTCGTGGAGACGGAGTAGACCCGCTCGCCGCCCTCCTCGTGCGCGGAGGTCACCTTGTAGGTCATGGGGAACGTCGGCC
Above is a genomic segment from Streptomyces marincola containing:
- a CDS encoding carbohydrate ABC transporter permease — translated: MTRRTSRAGRLGLGAAVAALLAFTLFPVYWMVSSAFDPAAGRRGSDVLPSGITFDHFGHVLDEGDFSRYLANSALVGLGTVLLSGALALFAAVAVARFRFRLRTKVLVMILMVQMVPLEALVIPLFLQMRDLRLLNSLIGLTVVYLAFSLPFAVWTLRGFVAAVPQEVEEAAYLDGCGWWRMFRSVLLPLVAPGLVATSIFAFITAWNEFVFAFVFMQDDARYTAAVGLHRFFGQYGTDWGAVMAGSTLITLPVLVFFVLVQRRLAGGLAAGAIR
- a CDS encoding carbohydrate ABC transporter permease; this translates as MTADPGARARPARPPRASGAARRSAWGRALRPWLLLAPALLVLAVLLFWPLVRVLLVSFQDYGLRQINTGENNWTGLDNYRDLLGDSFLWTRVLPNTVLFAFACVALTLVLGTLVALLLTRLGRTWRVICSTAIMSAWAMPAVTGTYVWIWIFDPLDGVVSGGLDGLGLIEPRETNWFTERWSFYAIATLNVVHHGFPFVAVTLYAALLTIPRELPEAALCDGAGPWQRFRLITVPAIRPAFTVVTLLSIIWDVKVFAQIYLMPGGAGANEDVLNLGVWSYIQSFSRNEYGTGSAIAVLLTLLLLAVTVVYVRTLAREGDEP
- a CDS encoding extracellular solute-binding protein gives rise to the protein MRQSTGERTSRPARRRLAAGLAALTLGLATGCGDSGGAAGGEGPTLDVWLMEGTNPDAEPWAADLAAAFARRTGATLDVQFIQWADAHDRFTTAMAGGELPDVAEIGTTWAAEFGAAGALTDLSANIEESGLGDDLVPGLYEAARIDGATYGMPWYAGIRSLMYRADIFAEHGLSPPTTWDELRDVALRLGELEPDMIPFPVSGGSEYGLYPFVWGAGGEIAERTGDGRWRSTLDEPEAVEGIEFYTSLATEDGLSVAAAETWLETDQLQSFRDGDAAMVINGNWTVNTLIAEDAAWAERLGVVPVPGRDGGLSPSFVGGSLLGEFGSDEPELAWELITMMSTGEHAAAWAEQSGYFPGRQSPLEEVVRRGEPLVAPFARQLLEAGASLPVTERYGAVQGEQIVQGMLQSILSGDATPRRAAEEAAAAMDETFDG